The Apibacter raozihei genome contains a region encoding:
- a CDS encoding cation:proton antiporter codes for MELPLFTNLLILLVTARIFGEIFERCKQPAMIGEIFAGIILGPSVLNIIHRTEEIKVISELGIFLLVIIAGLEINIDDIIKSLKGKNIIISIMAFFLPNFSGFLVGYFFGLQAMTSVFIGLCVAITALPVSIRILMDLGKINSEVGQKIISIAIFDDVLALSVLGVLLNIKDTDMSMLAVTKAGGISLLKLFVFIGLLTFTYLMIKKLTHKSNYIEDLLDRLISVLKGKEPLFAIFFVFVLLFATFTETLGLHFIVGAFFASMLISDSLIGKSNLKSIEKTTSNMAMGFLAPIFFAGIGLEFEITSIHNIGLLVSVILVSYVSKIFGGYFGGILAGYGKNFSLTLGIGLNARGIMELVIANIAYKAGLISSEIFSILVLMGVFTTVTTPVMLKQAFKKIE; via the coding sequence ATGGAATTACCTCTTTTTACTAATTTGTTGATTTTACTGGTTACTGCACGGATTTTTGGAGAAATATTTGAACGTTGTAAGCAGCCAGCGATGATAGGAGAGATATTTGCTGGTATAATATTAGGGCCAAGCGTATTAAATATCATTCACCGGACAGAAGAAATTAAAGTCATTTCTGAATTAGGGATTTTTTTATTAGTTATCATAGCTGGACTTGAAATAAATATTGATGATATAATAAAATCTTTAAAAGGTAAAAATATAATTATATCTATAATGGCTTTTTTCCTACCTAATTTCAGCGGTTTTTTAGTCGGTTATTTTTTTGGATTACAAGCTATGACCAGCGTATTTATTGGTCTGTGTGTAGCCATAACCGCTTTGCCCGTCAGTATAAGAATTTTGATGGATCTGGGGAAAATAAATTCGGAAGTAGGACAGAAAATAATATCCATTGCAATATTTGATGATGTATTAGCCTTATCGGTTTTAGGAGTTTTGCTCAATATTAAAGATACGGATATGTCTATGCTTGCGGTAACCAAAGCAGGAGGAATATCTCTGCTTAAATTATTTGTTTTTATAGGATTGCTGACTTTCACCTATTTAATGATTAAAAAGCTCACTCATAAAAGCAATTATATAGAAGATTTACTGGACAGACTTATATCTGTACTTAAAGGCAAAGAGCCTTTATTTGCTATATTTTTTGTATTTGTTTTACTTTTTGCCACTTTTACGGAAACACTTGGCTTACATTTCATAGTCGGTGCTTTTTTTGCCTCCATGTTAATCAGCGATTCCCTGATAGGGAAAAGTAATCTGAAATCAATTGAAAAAACAACCAGTAATATGGCTATGGGCTTTTTAGCCCCCATTTTTTTTGCAGGAATAGGGCTGGAGTTTGAAATTACATCAATACATAATATAGGCTTGCTGGTTTCTGTCATTTTGGTATCTTATGTATCTAAAATATTCGGAGGATATTTCGGAGGCATTTTAGCAGGGTATGGAAAAAACTTTTCTTTGACTTTAGGTATAGGGTTAAATGCAAGGGGGATAATGGAACTGGTTATAGCTAACATTGCATATAAAGCAGGATTAATATCCAGTGAGATATTTTCCATTTTGGTTCTTATGGGAGTATTTACAACGGTTACCACTCCGGTTATGCTAAAACAAGCATTCAAAAAAATTGAATAA
- a CDS encoding helix-turn-helix domain-containing protein — protein sequence MEIDNKYELLKLANRIKYLRAKKGVTQEIVYIDTGIHIGRIEQGKRDVSYTTLVKLSKYFNVTLEELVKKL from the coding sequence ATGGAAATTGATAATAAGTATGAATTACTGAAACTGGCTAATAGGATTAAATACTTAAGAGCAAAAAAAGGAGTTACTCAAGAAATTGTGTATATAGACACAGGAATACATATTGGAAGAATAGAACAGGGAAAAAGAGATGTTTCCTATACAACTCTTGTGAAATTAAGCAAATATTTTAATGTAACGCTTGAGGAGTTGGTGAAAAAACTTTAA
- a CDS encoding GNAT family N-acetyltransferase, which produces MIEVTQKEKNVILEILHSAFYDVLIPNSINFTIKKDTKRYERLMALMDYQFKMAMKYGEIFLSDDKNGCVLYINKIYPSIQKVYWETELLLKCIGVQNIFKILKREKLLMTSHPKEPFKHLWLMGIRKEYQGKGIGSKLLKETLNRYQGDVIYVETTTPQNIKFYTRLGFTIFHETNELNYPLFFLKLRPYG; this is translated from the coding sequence ATGATAGAAGTAACTCAAAAAGAAAAAAATGTAATCCTCGAAATATTGCACAGTGCTTTTTATGATGTACTCATTCCTAATTCTATAAATTTTACTATAAAAAAAGACACAAAAAGATATGAAAGACTTATGGCACTTATGGATTACCAATTCAAAATGGCTATGAAATATGGCGAAATATTTTTAAGTGATGATAAAAATGGATGCGTGTTATACATTAACAAAATATATCCGAGCATACAAAAAGTTTATTGGGAAACAGAACTACTACTAAAATGTATAGGTGTGCAAAATATTTTTAAAATTCTCAAACGAGAAAAACTCTTAATGACCTCTCATCCTAAAGAACCGTTTAAACATTTGTGGTTAATGGGCATTCGCAAAGAATATCAAGGGAAAGGAATTGGTAGTAAATTATTAAAAGAGACTTTAAATAGATACCAAGGAGATGTAATTTATGTAGAAACCACTACTCCACAAAATATAAAATTTTATACCCGGTTAGGTTTCACCATTTTTCATGAAACAAATGAACTTAATTACCCTCTTTTTTTTCTTAAATTAAGACCGTACGGATAA
- a CDS encoding CHAP domain-containing protein yields MKIVLDETKNYGGYDEGTEPLKSRIKNTYFTIKNEFTTNKTDPTKVSWCATFVSWCLQQAEYSNPSSCRALEFNPEYMHDGAGKPDRPSGMRKISNPVYGCIIVWKNNSGGGGHVAFHYGYTLSGNIVPIGGNQGNSLKFSNRSPKGDYGQKIVGYFLPEDYEDNPEDEFTEDEKKLSPTSLNSSSLLKTSSIEDDKGKTT; encoded by the coding sequence ATGAAAATAGTGTTAGATGAAACAAAAAATTATGGTGGATATGATGAAGGAACAGAACCTTTAAAGTCAAGAATAAAAAATACTTATTTTACAATTAAAAATGAATTTACAACTAATAAAACAGACCCAACTAAAGTATCTTGGTGTGCTACATTTGTAAGTTGGTGCTTACAACAAGCAGAATATTCTAATCCAAGTTCTTGTAGAGCTTTAGAATTTAATCCTGAATATATGCATGATGGCGCAGGTAAGCCAGATAGACCTTCTGGAATGAGAAAAATCTCTAATCCTGTTTATGGATGTATTATAGTCTGGAAAAATAACTCTGGAGGTGGTGGGCATGTTGCATTTCATTATGGATATACTTTAAGTGGTAATATTGTCCCTATTGGAGGGAATCAGGGGAATAGTTTGAAATTTAGTAATAGAAGCCCTAAAGGTGATTATGGACAAAAAATTGTGGGATATTTTTTACCTGAAGATTATGAAGATAATCCCGAAGATGAATTTACCGAAGATGAAAAGAAATTAAGTCCTACCTCACTTAATTCAAGTAGTTTATTAAAAACATCAAGCATAGAAGATGATAAAGGCAAAACAACTTAG
- a CDS encoding PACE efflux transporter — translation MKFIEHIKFRTPYERSFHAIMYEAVGILTSAPIISFLTDKSLEDSGFLALLVSLTAMLWNYIFNWLFDQLQQKFQFNKNLFIRILHGAVFEIGLIIFTVPLISWILKMSFMNAFFLELSMLLYFFPYTIVFNWGYDKLRFLLLKKYS, via the coding sequence ATGAAATTTATAGAACATATAAAGTTTCGCACACCCTATGAAAGATCTTTTCATGCTATAATGTATGAAGCTGTAGGTATACTTACCAGTGCGCCTATCATATCTTTTCTTACGGATAAATCCCTTGAAGATTCAGGTTTTTTAGCTTTATTGGTTTCACTAACTGCCATGCTTTGGAATTACATTTTTAATTGGCTGTTTGATCAATTACAGCAGAAATTTCAGTTTAATAAAAATTTGTTTATAAGAATCTTGCATGGAGCAGTTTTTGAGATAGGTTTAATCATATTTACCGTACCACTGATTTCATGGATTCTCAAAATGAGTTTTATGAATGCATTTTTTTTAGAATTAAGTATGCTTTTATATTTTTTTCCCTATACAATTGTGTTTAACTGGGGGTACGATAAATTACGTTTTTTACTATTGAAAAAATACAGTTAA
- a CDS encoding DUF4280 domain-containing protein, producing the protein MKKKHYVCQGAKCQCIYGSSPDKLLVKTHTKHYINDGKADNKTIATTLDVGATFERNTFGSCSQKNGNSCTAVITHWENHSSNVLFEDIGGGWALLEDSKAGCPIGGNSCIRITFHGQQQELCPQNFLNVSPFIHSQLNPLVDWDDLFNSDEDFVE; encoded by the coding sequence ATGAAAAAAAAGCATTACGTATGTCAAGGAGCTAAATGCCAGTGTATTTATGGAAGTTCTCCTGATAAGCTCTTAGTAAAAACCCATACCAAACATTACATCAATGATGGAAAGGCAGACAATAAAACCATTGCAACCACTCTGGATGTTGGAGCTACTTTTGAAAGAAATACATTCGGAAGCTGTTCCCAAAAGAATGGAAATTCCTGTACTGCTGTTATTACCCATTGGGAAAATCATTCTTCCAACGTTTTGTTTGAAGACATCGGTGGTGGCTGGGCATTACTGGAAGACAGCAAAGCAGGCTGCCCTATAGGAGGGAACAGCTGTATTAGAATTACCTTTCACGGACAACAGCAGGAACTCTGTCCCCAGAATTTCCTTAATGTTTCTCCTTTTATCCACAGCCAGTTAAACCCTCTGGTTGATTGGGACGACCTTTTTAATTCCGATGAAGATTTTGTTGAATAG
- a CDS encoding LysM peptidoglycan-binding domain-containing protein: MPEYTYISHKVKKGETLWGIAKQYGVEEHIIVQANPQIILTQKGKYQIANLKEGQVLKIPQKAKEKTMQKQGVKAITGNPKPSVGNAEIYEVTQWYEATPTSLRNPAKVKWIIHKQNPQGHYIPHENSQKTGKGEFTFNEQSLGQKIKITGYLFTPELNNDSSLDLKVQQAEKRSIIGVALKDINLNPLPKPYRLALGQTFFVTVRTTNRIGNRVVIRLMKKKDPASQAAYKQGNSEEGIEYELYQQQTKTIKENGQATAYFQLDDFQLLMNPQKIQKYNVLTYLEESTETVINVTPVDAENTPTKKPPEKTEKKKEKKKEEDTIIYQGVSLLTEGWNNLKETYKILTTSDDPQIERVKLEIPEGKTQITYEDSLTLKIEGRNLKDKTLEYTLYEDDVASKDELQKGTHTLKGDIDSIKIQLNKEMYLKGGTSWFETQDGKHEIFVEIKLKGTKISKSSGIIEVDISQHKPDIPQNESVVTEGVLDLSENSTDCVCKELIWGKKLTCEERKKVIQVCSHIWGDNQKMTKANMLMAVMHLETVGTFSPSKENGKGYVGLIQFHSSTAHSLGTTYEALKKMTFIQQMDFVEKYLKQNKDKMKTLVDFYLQVLKPNAVGQGSNPNYVVFDESISVPDGDGSSTSLEQRMKNISREPWVTKYGYSSNPPFMKEEGERSQRKKWVYTRQRYEERWGHHDGKTYIWEVEKEIKLSIMIQAFQKNIQGNVLKLRKKRRKRKKGKELLG, translated from the coding sequence ATGCCTGAATATACCTATATATCCCACAAAGTAAAAAAAGGAGAAACCCTCTGGGGAATTGCTAAACAATATGGAGTAGAAGAACATATAATTGTACAGGCGAATCCACAAATTATCCTTACTCAGAAAGGAAAATATCAGATAGCCAATCTTAAAGAAGGACAAGTACTTAAAATCCCTCAAAAGGCAAAAGAAAAAACCATGCAGAAACAGGGAGTAAAAGCCATTACAGGAAACCCGAAACCCTCTGTAGGGAATGCTGAGATTTATGAAGTAACCCAATGGTACGAAGCCACCCCTACATCGTTACGGAATCCTGCCAAAGTCAAATGGATTATCCATAAACAGAACCCTCAGGGCCACTATATTCCCCACGAAAACTCCCAAAAGACAGGAAAAGGAGAATTTACCTTTAACGAACAATCCTTAGGGCAAAAAATAAAAATAACAGGCTATTTGTTTACTCCGGAACTGAATAATGACAGTTCCTTGGATTTGAAAGTACAACAAGCAGAAAAACGGTCTATTATCGGCGTGGCTTTAAAAGATATTAACCTGAATCCCTTACCTAAACCCTATAGACTGGCATTAGGACAAACCTTTTTTGTCACGGTACGTACTACCAATAGGATAGGAAACAGGGTTGTTATACGGCTCATGAAAAAGAAAGATCCCGCTTCTCAAGCCGCTTACAAACAAGGAAACAGCGAAGAAGGAATTGAATATGAACTTTACCAACAGCAGACTAAAACCATCAAAGAGAACGGACAGGCAACCGCTTATTTTCAACTCGATGATTTTCAATTGTTGATGAATCCCCAAAAAATCCAAAAGTATAATGTTCTCACCTATCTGGAAGAAAGCACGGAGACAGTAATCAATGTGACTCCTGTAGATGCGGAAAATACCCCGACTAAAAAACCGCCTGAAAAAACAGAGAAGAAAAAAGAAAAGAAAAAGGAAGAAGATACTATCATTTACCAAGGCGTTTCCCTGCTTACAGAAGGCTGGAACAATCTGAAAGAAACCTATAAAATACTGACCACCTCTGATGACCCTCAGATAGAAAGAGTAAAACTGGAAATACCCGAAGGAAAAACCCAAATCACTTATGAAGATAGTCTGACCCTTAAAATAGAAGGCAGGAATCTAAAAGATAAAACCCTTGAATATACCTTGTATGAAGATGATGTGGCTTCTAAGGATGAATTACAAAAAGGTACTCACACCTTGAAAGGAGACATTGACAGTATAAAAATACAACTCAACAAGGAAATGTACCTAAAAGGGGGAACCAGCTGGTTTGAAACCCAGGACGGAAAGCACGAGATATTCGTGGAGATAAAACTTAAAGGAACAAAGATAAGCAAGAGTTCGGGGATTATTGAGGTGGATATATCTCAGCATAAGCCTGATATTCCCCAGAATGAAAGTGTAGTGACTGAGGGAGTTTTGGATTTATCTGAAAACAGTACGGATTGTGTATGCAAAGAGTTAATCTGGGGCAAGAAACTGACCTGTGAGGAAAGGAAAAAAGTAATACAGGTTTGTTCCCATATCTGGGGAGATAACCAGAAGATGACAAAAGCCAATATGCTGATGGCTGTTATGCATCTGGAAACCGTGGGAACCTTCAGCCCTTCCAAAGAAAATGGAAAAGGCTATGTGGGCTTAATCCAATTCCATAGTTCCACAGCTCACAGCTTAGGTACTACCTATGAAGCACTAAAAAAAATGACCTTCATACAGCAGATGGACTTTGTGGAAAAATATTTGAAACAGAATAAGGATAAAATGAAAACGCTGGTTGATTTTTATTTACAGGTATTAAAACCTAATGCAGTCGGGCAGGGAAGTAATCCGAATTATGTGGTATTTGATGAAAGTATTTCTGTTCCTGATGGGGATGGAAGCAGTACATCGTTAGAGCAGAGAATGAAGAATATCAGCCGAGAGCCTTGGGTAACTAAATACGGATATTCCTCCAATCCCCCATTTATGAAGGAAGAAGGAGAACGTAGCCAAAGAAAGAAGTGGGTATATACCCGGCAACGATATGAAGAACGCTGGGGACATCATGATGGGAAAACCTATATATGGGAGGTTGAAAAGGAGATTAAGCTAAGCATTATGATACAGGCATTCCAGAAAAATATACAGGGGAATGTGTTAAAACTAAGAAAAAAGAGGAGAAAAAGGAAAAAGGGAAAAGAGCTCCTTGGATGA